From the genome of candidate division WOR-3 bacterium, one region includes:
- a CDS encoding glycosyltransferase family 4 protein — MGKKILFCWPEISGYMSACWKELLNYPDIELLVICLLPDETSYTNFSTKIMDGIPSRLISKQDLGNYYKIKRIIAAYRPDIIIISGWNINTYKRIAYDKDFDNAIKILAMDNQFHNNIRQWIGKFVLRSYLKKFKYAWVPGGRSWEYAKFLGFKEKNIIKGLLGIDFVRISNIWNMRYNIKWPKSFLFVGRYIKIKGIHILISAYSKYRNYINDPWPLYCCGTGPLKYEIDKISGIKDLGFIQPEDLFKIFLQSGVFVMPSLRDAWPLAVVEACAAGLPILCTNVCGSSDEVVKNYYNGIIIPSNNIDALTKALCWFHNNYDKIPEMGKRSISLAEPYSAKNWASHFLEYVKTF; from the coding sequence ATGGGAAAAAAAATTCTATTTTGCTGGCCAGAAATCTCAGGTTATATGTCTGCTTGCTGGAAGGAATTATTAAATTATCCTGATATTGAATTACTTGTAATCTGTTTGTTACCTGATGAAACATCTTATACCAATTTTTCAACTAAAATTATGGATGGAATACCATCAAGGTTGATTTCAAAACAGGACCTTGGTAATTATTATAAAATAAAAAGAATAATAGCTGCCTATCGTCCAGATATAATTATTATATCGGGCTGGAATATCAATACCTATAAAAGAATCGCTTATGATAAAGATTTTGATAACGCTATTAAAATACTGGCGATGGACAATCAGTTTCATAATAACATTCGCCAATGGATAGGAAAATTTGTTTTAAGAAGCTACTTAAAAAAGTTCAAATATGCATGGGTTCCAGGTGGGCGTAGTTGGGAATATGCAAAATTCTTGGGCTTTAAAGAAAAAAATATTATTAAAGGTTTGCTTGGTATTGATTTTGTAAGAATAAGTAATATTTGGAATATGCGATATAATATTAAATGGCCTAAAAGTTTTTTATTTGTCGGACGCTACATAAAAATAAAAGGAATACATATACTTATATCTGCATACTCTAAATATAGAAATTATATTAATGATCCTTGGCCACTATATTGCTGCGGCACTGGTCCCTTGAAATATGAAATAGACAAAATTAGCGGAATAAAGGATCTAGGTTTTATTCAGCCGGAAGATTTATTCAAAATATTCCTACAAAGCGGCGTATTTGTAATGCCGAGTTTGAGAGATGCTTGGCCTCTTGCTGTTGTTGAAGCCTGTGCTGCAGGATTACCAATACTTTGCACTAATGTTTGTGGAAGTTCAGATGAGGTTGTTAAAAATTATTATAATGGTATTATCATTCCATCTAATAATATTGATGCTTTAACCAAAGCATTGTGCTGGTTCCACAACAATTACGATAAAATTCCGGAAATGGGGAAAAGGTCCATATCATTAGCCGAACCATATTCCGCAAAAAACTGGGCGTCTCATTTTTTGGAATATGTAAAAACTTTTTGA